The DNA sequence tatcaagtctaaaggttagggcataaacaaaagaagcaaagatgaagaaaagtgaaggaaaacatgtttataaacaactagcaaaggccgaaggagtttaagcaaaacaagagcaacaaggaaaaacaaagaaaatcctaaagactacctaaaatactacactacagcagcttggacatcccacgactactctgTCACCACACCTTCAGtagccgtaacgctcttagtagcggcatcatccggcgattcacccccggctgccccagcctgggcactaacttctccaactacttcaccaatggaagccttaaaagtaaaagcaagcaagtcttccggagaaatagagaagcctACCTTTCTCCCgacgaagaggactaagcagccaacgacattcatggtactcagcagaAGAACTCAATCTAGCATTCTAGTAAGTAGGAGGCCtacatgcccaacattccagcaatCTATAAGGCCCACGACCTTCTCATTTCTTTTAGTCGCCAACCTGGCCCGAGtaaggtccaagagcccaaagaacatgagccatgtggctcgcctagcactgcacCACAATCTGCAACCCCAGCTGCATAAGCTGCCTTTGGCTCTAGCCAAACCGATCAGCCTAAAGccgtggtccctgccacaacacctcctcggcccatgccgagccgactcTAGGCTCTTGCCAGCCGACGTGAcaacactatccaagaagaagacaaaaaaaaattaaattttcttaCATCGATGCGGCAcagagaagatgaagaaatcaacgaaagacggtcatttgcatacgcaagatgtagaagattgctagaggaggggaaACAAATATCTTctaagttctctctctcttgtagggtagaataaatcgctctccatagttgatttaataacccacttaaggtggacttaaataggctttaagagaaatttatttccctttcctataaGGACCTAATTTCCTACTAAAGAGacaatctacatcaaaataggaagcagttcCACATTTCTTAAAGCAAGATGATctttacacctgctgccctttcctacgagtagcccaacaggtgtgggggcatttatggagccaaaaataatcacaaggcgacatgtggGTTGAGGACAAAAacacccttgaggcataccgggattcctatgcTCAAGCAGCAAGCaattatccctcaaccaagtcaaaaatgtCTAAAATAAGTATCAActtaaaatctaatttattcatatatatttcctatttcattatttagctaatcaattagctaaattaATATACTTATTCCATAATTCCTAAAACCCTTTTTTAAAACCATAATAATTGACCAATTAAGagattaattgcctaattaatccCCTAATTGGCAAACAAATCACCCCAAAATCATGCTAGGGTCTGGCCATtcccataaaaaaataatccatcTTATTCTTCaccttttccaccattttccctttttaattaccctaattaaacctattaaacccaaaaaccctagctaggccggccacctcctagccctataaataggctcccattttcaccaaaaaatcattccaacactttggcaaaaatcccaaaattctctaaacactctttctctctaaattctaactttggcatcggaggttcttagGCAAAAACCCCCCCAtacatcgtgggcgcgtgaggctcttggacttaacctaaggtgttaattgttttgtaggtgcaaaattgtccaagatcaaggaggaagaaatttacaTCCACACGAACCATATTGAAGAATAATGCGAACTATTTCTAGGATGCAACGATCATGACTTATCTAAGTCATACAGTCGATGGTTTCAAGAAGATGTCCTTTATGCACAGGGAGTATCGTAAACCGTTGAGGAAACGTTTTGCTTTGGATCTCTCCGCATCATGGTCTATGAAAGCTCTGTTGcctgaagaagaggaagaaccaCCGGAGCAAGCTGGGAGACGTCAGAGTGGTGTGGTTCCGAAGGTTGatctgaatgatgaatatggaaaTCTTGGTAATTATGGCATTAGGGCAAATTTACTCAATTTGAATGAGGTAGCGGATTCTAGGTATGAGGCAGTTGACTCTTTAGCCTTAATTCCTTTTCAAGATTCAGGGCTGTTGATTGCCCCTCCCTTGATTAATGGTGATATGGATTTGGACACTAATGAAGCAGTGATCATAAGAGAGGCTGTTGATTTTCCTATTATGGCGTCACAAGGAGAGCTGACTTTATTTGGCTTTAAAGTACAAAAGTGTCCCCATTAATTATAGaagatggattgtctgccctccccatCTCATGCCCTTCTCATCCTCTCCTATTTTTATGGTCATGGttcagccacgtcaacattttatatttccattgttttttgtcttattatttctataaaaaaaatcatataaaatgttgacgtggcttaaccgtgaccatagaaaataggaggggatgagaaAGGCATGGGatgaggagggcagacaatccatctccTTAATTATGGGAACAACTTAGGGTTTTAATGTAGCAAATATTGGTACTATTTCAGTTCCAGGACGCAAACAAAATTCATTGAATAATGCTTTTAGAGGGCAACGTGGGGAGGAGCAACAGTTTGTCGAACATTATCATCAAACACCTCCAAATGCCACTGACCATCTGTGAGGTGCAAGCAATGTCAATGTGGGGGCTCAACTAGAATTTGATTTGGGGTCTGACCCATTTAATTTCATGCCAATCATTGAATAGAATGCTTTAAGAAGACGGCGACAGAGAAAGAGAAATAGACATCAGAAAGGTGCAGCTTTTGCTGCTGGGGACACTTCCGTAGCAAATTGACAAAGAGGGACCATTGGGAAGGTGgggaaaaacgagttagggagGAAGGTTTTAGGGGTACTATACTGCGACGCAATGTCTGGGAAAGTGAAGATTTTGTTAATTTAGCAGCGGTGGCTGACGATGCTCGACCACTCCATACGCaatgtaggggtgggttcaaaaaaccaaaaaccgaaaaaaaccagATCGAAAATTGTCAAACCAAACCGAGCCGAATATGGCTGATTCGGTTTCGATTTTTAAGAttcgaaaaccgaaccgaaatgtattttaattataaaaaacaataaaaaaaagtattttaattataaaaaacaaaaataaaattacaaccAAGGAGGTTCGAACCCCTTTCTACTTGGTTTAGTGTCTTTCACTTAAACCACTTTCACAGTAAGTTTTTTCTTGCTAATACCATTATGAGTAGCATATTTATTTAACCCTAGCCGCTCCCAATTCCCCTCATACATCCCAATCCCAAAATTTCTTTAAGACTTTAACTAACCCTAGCCGCTCCCAATTCCCATCTGTCATCCTCTTTTCTCCCAATTCCCATCTTTcatcctcttctctctctctctctctctctctctctctctctctctctctctccctccctccctccctccctccctccctctctctaacTGAACCCAAGTTGGCTCCCAACaatttcttccatttttttgcCTGATTTTTACATTTCTTCCACTTTTTGCCTGATTTTACATTTTCAAGGGAACCCATTTCAATTCTTCGTTGAAACTCTGTATTCCCACAGCCATAAAGGTAAATGATTTTCTCTCTTTGTTAGACTACTCTTGCCTTCAATTGGTTCAAGTTTTTGTAACACTGATCTAACTATAAACATATGTGGTCTGAAAATTAACTATATGATTTGGATCTAATAATCTGGAAGTATATATTTTCGTGtagggttttgatttcttgATGCCTTGCCAAATTCTTGTAGTTATTAGAATAACTAATTTGTGTTTCTGATTGTTCTAATTTATTGTGGTAGACCCAAAGCCTATTCTGCGCAAGAGAATATCATGCAAGCTTTGTTttctggaatttttttttctattgaagagaagaaaaaaaaaaccgaaccgaaccaagcCGAAATCGAATCGGAAAAAAccgaacagaaaaaaaaatcgaaccgaaatttcggtttgatttcaattttggcaaaaaaccggaTCGTTTCGAACCAAACCCAACCCTAGCGCAATGAGTTGCCTAAGTTGGAACTGCAAGGGGCTTGGGAACCTCCTTGTAGTTCATACGCTTCAACGTTTAATATCAAACAAAGATCCCACAATTATATTTCTTTGTGAGACAAAAAGCAATGTTGCTCTCATGGAAAGGCTCATGAGGAAATTGAATTTTGATAGGAGCTTCACGGTGGCTAGTCGTGGACAATTAGGTGGTTTGTGTGTGTTATGGaaggaaaaaattaatttgagttCGAGAACTTATTCTCAAAACCATATCGATATGGATGTGGGTGGTTTGGGAGATGTTGATTACTGATGCATCACTTTCTTTTATGGGTTCAACTGTTCGTGATCGAGACAAATCTTGGCAATTACTAGATTCTTTGTGTGGGAATATGGGTAAACCATGGTTGTGTCTGGGTGATTTCAATGAGATTTTACAAGCTCATGAACAAGAAGGGGGTAATATCCGAAGAACATCTCAAATGGaaggtgttgatgcacaaaaccggatgggtcttggaacaacataaatccgaccgtgaatctgcaaaaaagtAAAGAGCACAaaatgtattgtggttcaccccaatgtttgggctacgtccacactgatgttgattgtatttctctgtatgaatgtatggattacaagtgtgagggggagtcccccaaaGAAAGATAAAGTTTCTCTGTGAGCTTTATGGCTTGTATGTTTTGAGGGTATCCCTTGGTCTGAGATCTGAGTCCCCTTTGTGAGGGGAGaagagtccccttttatagaataaggggctcctccttttacataattatgggctgggtaatgaggcccaaaTGTTGAGGCCCAATGTGTCAAAGTCTAAGGCCCaatatgtgtggtaccaacagtagtcccccaagtctttagtcaagagagtcttttggctagagacttgaaattcagtccatgtgtgggctgaagtaactagatgtcatctaaaactgatactcgatatgaggcggtgctcaatgtgaaatgatgctcaactagaagtaacacatattgcgaggctgctcggcttgtggcttatgttgccttggttagctcGGCTTATGGctttgaaagtgagggagtcctttttatagaataagggctcgctcctcaatacataaattatgggctagagttaatgctcacgacgaggcggttgctcagcaggcgacgatgctttctaatgatgataagggagtcccttttatagaataagggctcgttcctcaatacataagtgatgggctagagttgatgctcgcggcgaggcggttgcttagcagcggcgatgctttctaatgatggtgagggagtcccttttatagaataagggttcgctcctcaatacataaataatgggtgctctctaatgaaagtgagggagtccattttatagaataagggttcgctcctcagtacataaataatgggctaagtccccccaagtatttttcatgaggcccagttgcggaagcccaatatatggtacatagtgtagtcccttCAGTCTCGAGTCTAgtgtagtccctcaagtcttcagtcaatagagtttgttggctggagacttcaaattcaatccatgtatgggtcgaagtggcggttgttcggaggcggtctttgtataccatgcactaaagctttgtaggtgaagctttgaagctggagcttttgtaaatgaagctttgaagtcgaagctttgtaaatgaagctttcgaagctggagctcttgtaaatgaagctttcgaagctggagctctgtaaatgaagctttcgaagctgattgacatgagtgatgctcatgaatgtttatgttgattaacatgagtgatgcatgagatgttgacatgaatgatgctcatgaatgttgacatgaatgatgctcatgaatgttgatatgaatgatgttcatgaatgttgacatgagtgatgcccatgaatgtttatgtatgattgacatgagtgatgctcatatataattttggagtactggacgtacttttgatcacctagttggtgataataacggcaggctgccgaataattttggaatactgagtgtacttttgatcacctggttggtgataatagcggcaggctgccgaataattttggagtactggacgtacttttgatcacctggttggtgataataacggcagtctgccgaataattttggagtactggacgtacttttgatcacttagttggtgataatagcagtcAGACAAGAGATCACCGTGAGCATGTGGCTCATCAGTTTATAAGTTGGTAGACTtctttaatcagcaacaatgttgattAGTGGATCTAGTTGCTTAGTAATTCttgacaataaatgacagtataagtatgaccgtataatgaataaatcaaattgacaaagtttgtcaaggcaaaatattgtattatgtgccttatgtgaataaatgatttattctgTTGTGTGATAAATGACATGTTGCATAAATCACTAATATATTAGGTATTGCctaaatgtgtgtgtatatatatataatcatgaataaatgatttattcagttgtttgataaatgacatgctgcataaatcaacaatattttaggtattgcctaaatgtgtgtgtatatatatataatcatgaataaatgatttattcagttGTTTGATAAATCACAGGTTGTATAAATCAATAACGTGGTAGTAATCATGtgatatcagaaataatattatttaatcataagtcatcatgacataaaaataataaaattattattttataattagtcatcatgacaaaaataataagatattaaATAAACAATGATAATTTTAAACAAATCAGCCCAAAGATAAAGTGCTTATCTTTTTCCATGTGGGTGGTCGACAGTTGCAGACGGTTGGTGCGCACTGCACCTACTGTGTACTGAGTCATTGCAGATCTTTTTCCATGTACATATTGCGGCTGCTGAATGTtttacctttttctttcttttggcagatggtGGACAAGGGAATAATTATGAGAACATGAATCTTATCTTCTGCCTGGTTTCCACTAGCGCTCGTGGTATTCGCAAGAGATGGGATCTGGGTCAGCGACTACCCCAACACCTTGCCCAGATCAAACGCCATTGCCAAGTGATTCAACTGCACCTGTGAGATCCCCAGACCCGACTTCAACGACGACGAATACGACGAGAAGTCGAAGTTCGTCCCTGTAAATGCCTGGATCCATATTGGAGCCACCAGAATCATCCATTTTCTCGACTGTATTTAGTAGCATTGGGAGAGCCACCCTCTTGGGGAGCAGAGTTAGCAGCTCTCTTAGTCCCAAAAACAGCAACAGTAGCAGAAGCATTGGGTCTGTGAAAGAACCTTCGCTTCGGTGAGCATGAGGAGGTTCAGAGATGGCACTTGCTGCATCTGAAACCCCAAAGAATCCCAGCTATCAACTTTGAGCATCAGAAGGGTCGACTGCACGACCTTCCAAGCGGAGACGTTCTCTCCGGCGGCGGTAAGCTCGTAGCGAGCCTTCCCCACGACACGGTCAATACTTTCGAGCATATCTCTCGAGTTCTGAGGCCGAAATACCGTAGAGCTCGAAACCTGAGGTGGAGTGAAGCCAGGGTTTTGGGTAGGGTTAATGGGGTCGAAATACCTCTGAGTCCGTTGATCTGCTGGGACTTAAGAGTTGACGAACAAAGTGAAGCACCCGACATCTTTCCCTTCCCCAAATCGCTGTCTCTGTGGCTTTAACGGTCAGCTGGTGGCGTAAAGCTGTAGAGAGGATTGAAAAATCTCGGAGAAATTCAGGAAGAAAAAACGTGTGGCCGACACGCGTAATTCGCGGTTTTTGTTGGGGATTTTCTTATCTACAATGGTTGGCGCTCTATTTGTTCTTGCTTGTGATTATGTTAACATTTATGGGATGATTATTTTCACTTTTTGGGATGCAGTTGCTCGTGTACATCCTGGTAATCGCAGCATGGATACTTGTGATAGGAACATTTATTTTGTGTGGCACGTTCATTCATAGGCGGTGAGTCGGAGGTCCAAGTCGCTGAGTTGGGCCGAGAGTTGGCCGAGCGGGGATGGGAGATCGGTGCCCATTGCGGAAATGGATCTGGTGGGTGTGCTGAGTGTTAAAGAGTTTTCATTTCTGCATTTTTTAGAGATGGGTTTTGCAGTGACTCTGTAGgtgtttggttcttgggtttctgcTGATTCACGGTGGATATTGTGGTGAGGTTTCACattggtgagatgaaaaaatgaaagataaccgacatagcttttcatgtcgtttcccataaacggtgccaaatgttgatgcacaaaactagaggggtcttggaacaacgtaaatccgaccgtgaatctgcaagaaagtaaagaacacaaaatgtatcgtggttcaccccaatgtttgggctacgtccacactgatgttgattgtatttctctgtatgaatgtatgggttacaagtgtgagggggagtcccctagAGAAAGAGAAAGTTTCTCAGTGAACTTTGTGGCTTGTCTGTTTTGGGGGTATCCCCTGGTCAGAGATCTGAGTCCCCTTTGTGAgaggggaggagtccccttttattgaataaggggctcctccttttacataattATGGGCCGGGTAATGAGGCCCAAATGTTGAGGCCCAATGTGTCAAAGTCTGAGGCCCaatatgtgtggtaccaacagAGGGATTCCGAAATATAGTGATGTGATACAAGTTGAATGACCTTGGTTTTGTTGGTAATAAATTCACGTGGTTTAATACTAGAGATGGTGGGATCAAGTTTAGACTCGATCGAGCACTGGCCACCCAGTTATGGATAAACCAATTCCGATGCTTTAAGGTTACCTATTGAATAAATCTACATCTGATCATACTCTAATTTTGGTACGTTGGGATGGGTGTCTTCCTGTGAAGCGGAATAAATACTTTCAGTACGAAAATTGGTGGAATTCTCAAGAGGGTTTTGGAGACGTAGTAACTCAAGGTTGGGTGTCTAGTGTGGATGGATTTCCGATGTTCCAGGTAATAGAAAAAATTAAAGCAACTCGCTTGAAGCTTTCCCAGTGGGCTAGAAAGAATGCCCGACATGGTCCGATTGTGAGGACAAACTTACGAGTCTTCTTGGTCAACCATTTACGGAGGAAACCATAGGCCAGAAGAAGGAGTTGATGGGTAAGCTTAACATGTTACTCGAACAAGAAGAAATGTTTTGGAGACAACGATCTAAAGAAAATTGGTTGACATTAGGAGATCGGAATACGAGGTATTTTCATCAAAAGGCTAATCGGAGGCAAAGGAAGAATTTCTTGTATGGGCTTTTGGATGAGAATGGGGATTGGCATGATGATAAACCGGGGATGGAAATGATTGTTGTAGACTATTTTATGAAGTTATTTACGTCAAATGGGGGAGGTAATATGAATGAGGTTTTGGCGAATGTCACACCTAGAGTCACAACATAAATGAATTTAGAGCTTATGTAGTCTGTAACGGACGAGGAAGTCAAGACTGCGATTTTCCAAATGCATCACACGAAGGCTCAGGGTCCGGACAGTATGACACTTGGTTTCTATCAGAACATTAGGGGGTTGTTGGTATGAATGTTTGTTATGGAGTCGAATCATTAATGCAATCTGAGCAAATACCACAGAAGGTGAATTTTACCCATGTGACACTAATCCCGAAGATTAAAGATCCAAAGGAAAGGTGCCATCTTTGTCCCATCAGTTTATGTAATGTTTTTTACAAGATCGTGGCAAAGGTACGTACTATtagcactactacaaaattaccTATAACTGGCGGTTCTAAAACTGACAAGAAAACATAATTTCCATTGGATATTAGGTACAAATTTGACATAAACTCATGTAATGTCGAATAACAGAACCGACATCATTGCTAGCATCACAAAAAGGCTTTTGATGTCAGTTAGTCCCTTAATCTGCCACGAAAAAGGAAagcaatataaaataaaaaaggatagTAGTGTCGCATAAAAGTGACATTGAAACTCACGTTGGATACAAGCAACATTAAAAAGGGATAGTAGTGTCGGTCCTAATAGACACCACCTaactatttaataaataaaataaatgactCTACGATCACCCATAACCGAAACCACAAaccattaataaaaataaaaaataaaagtctGTCTCAGTTCCTTCGTTGATGACTTCCACTACTGTTCTTGGTCACCACTCAATTTATTCTCCTCTATTTCGTGTTGCTCGCCGATCAGCATGACTTAATTAGACCCACTCAACTCACTCCCGTCCTATGAATTAATTACATACCATTTCAAAATTGCTAGTGCATTTTCAATAGTTTGGGGTCCGAGTGCAGAAGGGTCCACATTGCTTAATCAGTTTGGTCCACGAGTCcatttccatttttcttttactGGAAACAGGCACATACATTAAGTCACTTTAGCTCAgagttcaaaaataaaattcaccAGCAGATTCATACATATGCAGATGAGTTATCTACAGTGAAGGACAGCGAAAATTTATACCTTGCATGTAATGGATCTGAGCCTCAGAACTCAAGTTTGTTTGCCCTTGATGCTTCCTGGATCCGAATATACAATGGGCTTACAAACACATATATGGTACATGAGATGCAAACTTCACAGATTATATTTATTTAAGAATTCAACTGGGGTCTTTAGGGCTCTACAGATTACATATTCAAAAACAAAGACACAGATCAAACTCAGGTTTTATACCTTTCAAAAATTATGGATCTGTAATTTCCAGTGTCCTCACTCTTCAGATCCAAAATGAACATGCATGAATTTTTATATGGATTTTCGAATTGCTGATCTTACCGAACAAGAACATAAAAGGGGAGCTCAGTGGGTTATACCTTTAAATGACGGATCTAGAACAGAGACAACTCCATGGTGGGTTTTCCTTGAGATGCGATTTAGGGTTGTACCAGTGGTTCCATCgtcgtttttttttattttatagatCTCAGGTCCTTGCAAAAGAAACAACACAAGCATAAGGAGTTCAATATTTTTTCTTGTATGGTATATTTCAATCCGTGAACCTGAGTGCATGAATCGGCAAGGGAGGGTGAGAAGTTTACCTCTGAGTGCGTTGGCACCAAGATTGGTGCCGCCACCCTTCTGGTGATGCAGTAAATCCATGGCTACAAGGTCTTATGGGTTGATGATTGATGATTAAGGTTTGGTTTGCAGAAACGGAGGTTAGGGTTTGAGAAAATGTGGAGAGAGGAGTTGCAATTTTAGGGTTTGCTtggaagaagggagagagaaatgagggaggtGAGCGTCTGGGCTTGAGGTGAAGACTCTGGAAAGAGGGAAACTGCCATAAAACCGACATCCTCATTTTCGTTTAAAAAATGGCAGGAAATATCCCGCCCAAAATTTTGTCACACGAGAtatgtattttaaaaaaataaaaacaccaaCCTGTCGGCTACAACCAACAGGaagttttaaaatatttaaaaataagtaTTAGTGTTGGGTAGAAGCGATACGATTCTCTTTTTAACCAACACTAACTTTATGTTAGTTGAAAGCGACATGGTTTTCTTTTTATATGACACCACCATTTAAAAAGAttaaaagctatgtcggttataaGTGACATTAACAGTCTATGTCGATTATAAGTGACATAGACAATTTATGTCGCTTATACATTGTCAGTAATTCCGATACCATGTAAGGAGGGTGTCATAAATGTCTTATTCGCTAGTATTTTATATAAAACAGACACCAACCGCCGATACAATAAGCGACTTTTGTAGTAGCTTTGGTtactagtaaaaaaaaacactttgtgcGACGTACGTacattcgtcgcgcaaagtcaaaaaTCGTTGCGCAAGGGTTTGCATGATGCAACCTTGGTTGCTCACTAACCGTCGCGCTAAGGCAGTAACGCTAGGGTTTGTGCGACGAATAAATAACATGTGTCGCGCAAagtcactttgcgcgacgcacacctacgtcgtgcaaagtcaCTTTGTGCGATGCGTCGTGCGTCGTGCAAAGTCACTTTGCGCGACACGCAtcctacgtcgtgcaaagatACTTTGTGTGATGCACATCCTAGGGCGTGCGTAgcgcaaacccttttttttatttagtaaaaaataattatttttgttttagtgaatttttttttaattttttataaatattgtaattaaattctaaagaataattaattaaccaagcaaaagtatttaattataaaatatatgaaaatgtacatacaagatgtccaaacaaaaaagaaaaaattacaaGTGAACTAGGTTTAATACATCAGGCTATTGGGATTGGCGGGGCCAGATGGCTTTAAGGTCGAAGGTGGAGCAAGATGAGGTGCTGGTAGTGAGATTTGGAGGCCGAACATCTGTATGGCTTGTACAAGTTCTTGCACCCTCCCGAGACATGTCTTCATCTCCTCGCCCTGGGCCCTCAGCTGCGCCTTCATCTGCTCGCCCTCGGCCCTCAGGTTTGTAACTTCCGCCTTCAATGCATCGACCTCTGCTGtgcaaacaaaaaagaaataacatgaatataaaaataataataaaataaaactgaaagAGAGAACAACATTTAGAATTTAGTGCCTGGGGAAAGTAAACAGCTATAGTTCTTCAACATCTATGGTTAGATGGAATGCTTTGATTGCACACATTTTAAGCAAAAACCGAAGATTCTCGGCGAGGCCACGAGTTCCGTCATGCCCCACAGGATGAAGCAGACCTGTTACATTATGTTCAACAATCTCTTTTGTGCCTCTGGCTTCGGTTCCAAGCACCTGATCAAAGCAAATACATAAGAATTATATTTAATCAAACGATTGAGATCAGTATTAGTAATGTCATTTTGCTTCAAAAGAGGCTTTATCTTTTATAACTGTTTCTGTTGTTTTCGAGGAGAAACCGGAACAAGGCATACAACGCTAAAAAACACCATTTTGTTTTCACGATGCAAAAAAGAACAGCTATACTATCCCTAGCCGAAAAAGAAAGATTATGTCATAAAGCAGTCATATAGTAGCATGCCTTTGCATATTTGAGGTTcgattagggagactaaatgtTAGCTGCAGTATAAAAAAACTATCATCCAAGTGGGATGAGGAATAAAATGTCATACCGGAAGACCGAATGCCATGACTTCAAATGTcactctcccaaaagtttctcCCAGTCCCTGTGCACCATTTGACAAACTGTGTTAATTCTAAATGATATAGAATAATTGATCAAATGCATACAAGCATAAATCAAGATTACATATTCAACTGAAATGAGAAATGGGTTACAAACGCAATAAATTGGAACCGCTACATACATATTGAACAGAACAGTAACATTTGGTGGTCTGCCTAGTTCATACATCACCAATGGAATTCATGAATACAACTTGTGCATACAGTGGACAGAGCAACTCCCATATTCAATAACTTTTTGTTGCAAAGACCTCATATGTAATAAAACAAAATGATATCCAGATAGAGATCAAAATCAACCATTTCATAACATTTATTGACAGTAGTTTCATTTTCACATGATTTATAAAGACCTGAAATCTATCTGGTGTTCTCACTTAATACTGTCAAAGATACCATATCGTTACGTGTCTGTCTCAGTTGTGTTA is a window from the Malus domestica chromosome 16, GDT2T_hap1 genome containing:
- the LOC139192900 gene encoding uncharacterized protein, with the protein product MNSQGLGETFGRVTFEVMAFGLPVLGTEARGTKEIVEHNVTGLLHPVGHDGTRGLAENLRFLLKIRGRCIEGGSYKPEGRGRADEGAAEGPGRGDEDMSREGARTCTSHTDVRPPNLTTSTSSCSTFDLKAIWPRQSQ